In one window of Pseudodesulfovibrio sediminis DNA:
- the dsrP gene encoding sulfate reduction electron transfer complex DsrMKJOP subunit DsrP: MLELALKGSKRYYGWIAFLLVLIGIGSTAYINQLMKGLEVTGMSRDVSWGFYISQFTYLVGLAASGVMIVLPNYFHNYKTNKHMVIFGEFMAIAACIMCLLFIIVDIGQPTRALNMVLHPTPNSILFWDMIVLNGYLGLNLLVGWTCLTADRAGLPHPKWLKPFIYTSIIWAFSIHTVTAFLYQGLPGRHYWLTAILAARFLASAFCSGPAILLLVMMVTEKFTSFKMNKNALTTLVKIIAYAMCVNMFFFALEIFTSFYSNIPGHMHPILYLFEHANGGLVTLMWTFIAFAAISITLLATPRFRNNLKLLPFTLVILVIATWIDKGLGLLIGGFNPTPFETITSYWPTGNELMISMMIYAIGALIVTVLFKIATDVKQEVGHSQALTCGCSSDDACDCTCEEEAEDAPAEA; this comes from the coding sequence ATGCTTGAATTAGCTCTCAAAGGTTCCAAAAGATACTATGGTTGGATAGCGTTCCTCCTGGTGTTGATTGGTATAGGTTCCACGGCCTATATTAACCAGCTTATGAAAGGTCTGGAAGTCACCGGTATGAGCCGCGACGTGTCCTGGGGTTTCTATATATCCCAGTTCACCTATCTTGTCGGTCTGGCCGCCTCCGGTGTCATGATCGTACTGCCCAACTACTTCCATAACTACAAGACCAACAAACACATGGTCATCTTCGGTGAATTCATGGCAATCGCCGCCTGTATCATGTGCCTGCTGTTCATCATTGTCGACATCGGGCAGCCCACTCGTGCCCTGAACATGGTCTTACATCCGACACCTAACTCCATCCTATTCTGGGATATGATCGTTCTGAACGGTTATCTCGGCCTGAACCTGCTGGTGGGTTGGACCTGTCTGACTGCTGACCGTGCGGGACTGCCGCATCCGAAGTGGCTCAAGCCCTTCATTTATACGTCCATCATCTGGGCCTTCTCCATCCACACCGTGACAGCGTTCCTGTACCAGGGCCTGCCCGGCCGCCACTACTGGCTCACCGCCATCCTGGCTGCCCGCTTCCTGGCTTCCGCGTTCTGTTCCGGTCCCGCCATCCTCCTTCTGGTTATGATGGTTACCGAGAAGTTCACGTCCTTCAAGATGAACAAGAATGCCCTGACGACTCTGGTCAAGATCATCGCTTACGCCATGTGCGTGAACATGTTCTTCTTTGCCCTGGAGATCTTCACCTCATTCTACTCCAACATCCCGGGCCACATGCATCCCATCCTCTACCTGTTCGAACACGCGAACGGTGGACTGGTGACATTGATGTGGACCTTTATCGCGTTCGCGGCGATTTCCATCACACTGTTGGCGACTCCGCGTTTCCGCAACAACCTGAAGCTGTTGCCCTTCACTTTGGTTATCCTCGTGATCGCTACCTGGATCGACAAGGGCCTCGGTCTTCTGATCGGTGGTTTCAACCCCACTCCGTTCGAGACCATTACTTCCTACTGGCCCACCGGCAATGAGCTCATGATCTCCATGATGATCTATGCCATCGGTGCCTTGATCGTGACGGTTCTTTTCAAGATCGCCACTGATGTGAAACAGGAAGTGGGACACTCTCAGGCGCTGACCTGTGGTTGCTCCTCTGACGATGCATGTGATTGTACATGCGAGGAAGAAGCAGAAGACGCTCCGGCCGAGGCGTAA
- a CDS encoding VOC family protein, with protein sequence MKRDSCKLFFSPYILVLILLCSAGLSGCATKIIVPPITGRAAGLELTGKFVWFDLYTTDIVQATRFYDAVFNWSFERTDPESGKVKNILFDHERIGNVIERKDKAKGSQWLSFISVRNTDALFNQALDSGATKLIAPKDMPDRGRVAVVLDPQEALFALVTSPLGDPADVKPTNGYWLGAELWTHDVDAAIQFYATLVGYTAQSLPVHEQVRYTQLLANAIPRCGVVSIPWEDVSPQWVPYVAVLDIQETLARVEAHGGRILIRPQMDIKSGRVAIFKDPTGGILGIQEFQPEEF encoded by the coding sequence ATGAAGCGTGATTCATGCAAATTGTTTTTTTCCCCGTATATTCTGGTTCTGATTCTGTTGTGTTCTGCTGGATTATCAGGATGCGCCACAAAAATAATTGTCCCACCCATCACGGGCAGGGCGGCCGGTTTGGAATTGACCGGCAAGTTCGTCTGGTTTGATCTGTACACAACGGACATAGTGCAGGCCACGCGCTTTTATGATGCCGTCTTCAATTGGTCATTTGAGAGAACCGACCCGGAAAGCGGCAAGGTGAAGAATATCCTCTTTGACCATGAGCGTATCGGCAATGTTATTGAGCGCAAGGACAAGGCAAAAGGCTCCCAGTGGCTCTCCTTTATCTCGGTGCGGAACACAGACGCCCTGTTCAACCAGGCGTTGGATTCAGGGGCAACAAAGCTCATCGCGCCCAAGGACATGCCGGACCGTGGACGGGTCGCCGTGGTCCTTGACCCTCAAGAAGCCCTGTTTGCTCTGGTGACATCTCCATTGGGCGATCCGGCGGATGTCAAACCAACCAATGGATACTGGCTTGGAGCGGAGCTGTGGACGCATGACGTGGACGCGGCCATACAATTTTATGCGACCCTGGTCGGGTACACTGCTCAGTCGCTGCCGGTGCATGAACAGGTCCGGTATACACAGTTGCTGGCCAATGCCATTCCCCGATGCGGCGTGGTCTCCATTCCCTGGGAGGACGTGAGCCCGCAGTGGGTTCCGTATGTTGCCGTGCTGGATATCCAGGAAACATTGGCGCGGGTTGAGGCCCATGGCGGGCGCATACTGATCCGTCCGCAGATGGACATCAAATCAGGGCGGGTGGCTATTTTCAAGGACCCTACCGGTGGCATACTCGGCATTCAGGAATTCCAGCCGGAGGAGTTCTAG
- the dsrO gene encoding sulfate reduction electron transfer complex DsrMKJOP subunit DsrO — MKKNRRAFIKLAALAAAGLAVAPKAMASGSAAPVKVNATAVHAEHWAMVIDTTKLHTEEEIGKLAKICHSIHNVPSIEGKQEVKWLWSDEYGHTFPEQENPHLAEEVHHRAYALLCNHCEQPSCVRVCPTKATFKRPDGIVAMDYHRCIGCRYCMAACPYGSRSFNWGEPRKNLDLSKLNPEFPTRMRGVVEKCNFCVERLAVGKEPACVEASHGAIVFGDLSNPDSEIRKVLREKFTIRRKPSAGTEPSVYYII; from the coding sequence ATGAAAAAGAACAGAAGAGCCTTCATAAAGCTTGCGGCTTTAGCCGCTGCAGGACTGGCTGTGGCCCCCAAGGCCATGGCATCCGGTAGCGCGGCTCCGGTCAAGGTGAATGCCACAGCTGTCCATGCCGAGCATTGGGCCATGGTCATTGACACCACCAAGCTGCATACCGAAGAAGAAATCGGCAAGCTGGCCAAAATCTGTCATTCCATCCACAACGTTCCGTCCATCGAGGGCAAGCAGGAAGTGAAGTGGTTGTGGAGCGACGAGTATGGTCACACCTTCCCCGAGCAGGAAAACCCGCACCTGGCAGAAGAAGTGCACCACCGTGCCTACGCTTTGCTGTGCAACCATTGCGAGCAGCCTTCGTGCGTGCGCGTCTGTCCCACCAAGGCGACATTCAAGCGCCCTGACGGCATCGTGGCCATGGACTACCATCGCTGCATCGGCTGTCGGTACTGCATGGCTGCCTGCCCCTACGGTTCTCGCTCCTTCAACTGGGGCGAACCCCGGAAGAATCTGGATCTGTCCAAGCTGAACCCCGAATTCCCCACCCGCATGCGCGGCGTCGTCGAGAAGTGCAACTTCTGCGTCGAGCGTCTGGCTGTCGGCAAGGAACCTGCCTGTGTGGAAGCATCGCACGGCGCCATCGTGTTCGGCGATCTGAGCAATCCTGATTCCGAGATTCGAAAGGTCCTTCGAGAGAAGTTCACCATTCGTCGTAAACCCTCTGCTGGCACTGAGCCCAGTGTTTACTACATCATTTAG
- the dsrJ gene encoding sulfate reduction electron transfer complex DsrMKJOP subunit DsrJ, with amino-acid sequence MKMQNGFPIVAGLVIFIGLLCAPFVMGKVVTHEYKAPEIKMPVGEKECIESKEFMREQHMQLLNQWRDWALRDGKRTYTNHAGKEFTISLQNTCMKCHNNKADFCDKCHTDAGVSPYCWDCHVQPEGLK; translated from the coding sequence ATGAAAATGCAAAACGGATTCCCGATCGTCGCTGGTCTGGTCATCTTCATCGGGCTGCTCTGTGCCCCGTTTGTGATGGGCAAGGTCGTGACTCACGAATACAAGGCCCCGGAAATCAAGATGCCTGTTGGCGAAAAAGAGTGCATCGAGTCCAAAGAGTTCATGCGCGAACAGCACATGCAGCTCCTGAACCAATGGCGTGATTGGGCCCTGCGTGATGGCAAGAGAACCTATACGAACCACGCTGGTAAAGAGTTCACCATCAGTCTGCAGAACACCTGCATGAAGTGCCACAACAACAAGGCCGACTTCTGCGACAAGTGTCACACTGATGCCGGTGTCTCTCCCTACTGCTGGGATTGCCACGTTCAGCCGGAGGGTTTGAAATAA